The Spirosoma radiotolerans genome has a window encoding:
- a CDS encoding GAF domain-containing protein, whose protein sequence is MEPLYDIDQVGPPITFQLSFQPFVDYLNDQRNEAPSTALAQFYSYLIDQFTPVSLSDRPTDLLDADQLKELFQLATVAVLPLTGSSQNIPFAFGLPQPLTMYYQSNAFSDLAQQFPDLLVGLRDHAKTTNKQLLIYQLILEKIYGIRTTKQAVLSVDFQRDVNGLTRSYRMDVNLSFMNVRANGVVPPLQRAWVDFANGITKMPPVADPLVVSDFIFEGFAFFRIEDITEAQTIQQLQEVFAHLQSDTEAAIYQRFEKALRNLCGEPDLQISIVPLPQVNGLFVDHPELRSRSVFLRHSSSNFRGAISDTTAQQKIQNFIQHSIPILFPDLDGIPEPERALLHQKGIRSFLMYPITTTNEVLGILEMGSRHRNALNEEVLTKIERIMPLIQELLRYQLRQFHDTLEGLIKKQFTSLQPAVEWKFYEVAWEALRSRQNLAATGSSMRVEFSQVYPYYGAIDIRDSSIERHKAVRQDLLDQLTAVNELFSQMPLPADTDHFNRILTQCQRWQTKLAASLNFNDEQNITDFLVQELHPFLRQLLPYEEEWGVSLQQYFNRTDPQTGQFNYALNVYERSMNWINATINDYINQEEKKLQAIYPHYLERYRTDGMEYTVYVGQSIAPMQPFDQDYRRRLSEWQLTSMVEMAQLTHRLVPLLPLPLQTTQLILVHTHPVNIAFRQDERRFDVEGSYSIRYEVLKKRIDKAYIDGTRERLTQPDTIAVVYSHSMELTDYLPFIAELQERGLLQPDMEYLDIEPLQGVSNLKALRLHIKYDAVA, encoded by the coding sequence ATGGAACCATTGTACGATATTGATCAGGTTGGCCCGCCGATTACTTTTCAGTTATCCTTTCAGCCATTTGTAGACTATCTGAACGATCAGCGTAATGAGGCACCCTCCACCGCCCTTGCCCAGTTCTACAGCTATCTGATTGACCAGTTTACGCCCGTTTCACTGTCCGATAGACCAACCGATTTGTTGGATGCCGACCAGCTCAAGGAGCTCTTTCAACTGGCAACGGTTGCGGTATTACCCTTGACGGGCTCAAGCCAGAACATACCCTTTGCGTTCGGCCTGCCTCAGCCTCTGACGATGTATTACCAGTCAAACGCATTTTCAGACCTAGCCCAGCAGTTCCCGGATCTGTTAGTCGGGTTACGTGATCACGCCAAAACCACAAACAAACAACTTTTAATTTATCAGCTCATTCTGGAAAAAATCTACGGCATCCGAACGACCAAGCAGGCCGTTCTTTCTGTTGACTTCCAGCGCGACGTAAATGGGCTAACGAGGTCTTACCGGATGGATGTGAACCTATCGTTCATGAACGTGAGGGCCAATGGAGTAGTGCCCCCGTTGCAGCGTGCCTGGGTTGACTTTGCCAATGGTATTACTAAAATGCCTCCGGTAGCCGATCCTTTAGTCGTCAGTGACTTCATCTTTGAGGGTTTTGCGTTTTTTAGAATCGAGGATATAACCGAAGCGCAGACTATCCAGCAGTTGCAGGAGGTATTCGCCCATCTTCAATCAGACACCGAAGCCGCTATTTACCAACGGTTTGAAAAAGCGTTACGTAATTTATGCGGAGAACCTGATCTTCAGATCAGTATTGTTCCGTTGCCGCAGGTGAATGGATTATTTGTTGATCATCCTGAGCTACGTTCGCGAAGTGTTTTTCTGCGCCACTCCAGTAGCAATTTCCGGGGAGCTATTAGCGATACGACGGCCCAGCAAAAAATACAAAACTTTATTCAGCACTCGATCCCGATTCTGTTTCCCGATCTTGATGGGATCCCCGAACCAGAACGGGCGTTACTGCATCAGAAAGGCATTCGTAGTTTTTTGATGTATCCGATTACGACCACCAATGAAGTGCTCGGTATTCTGGAAATGGGTAGCCGGCATCGTAATGCACTCAATGAGGAGGTCCTGACGAAAATTGAGCGTATCATGCCCTTGATCCAGGAACTGCTGCGATACCAGTTGCGCCAGTTTCATGACACACTGGAAGGGCTGATAAAAAAGCAGTTTACGTCGCTGCAACCCGCTGTCGAATGGAAGTTTTATGAAGTTGCCTGGGAGGCATTGCGGTCGAGGCAGAACCTGGCCGCCACAGGCAGCAGTATGCGGGTCGAATTTTCGCAGGTGTATCCCTATTACGGTGCTATTGACATTCGCGACTCATCGATCGAGCGGCACAAAGCCGTTCGGCAGGATTTGCTGGATCAGCTGACCGCTGTGAACGAACTGTTTAGCCAGATGCCACTTCCCGCTGATACAGATCACTTCAACCGGATTTTGACTCAATGTCAGCGCTGGCAGACAAAGCTGGCAGCCAGTCTTAACTTTAATGATGAGCAAAATATTACTGATTTCCTGGTGCAGGAGCTACACCCCTTTTTGCGGCAGTTGCTGCCGTACGAGGAGGAGTGGGGCGTTTCGCTTCAGCAGTATTTTAACCGAACTGATCCTCAGACGGGACAATTCAATTACGCGCTGAACGTATACGAGCGGAGCATGAACTGGATCAATGCAACGATAAACGATTACATTAACCAGGAGGAAAAAAAGTTACAGGCCATTTATCCGCACTACCTCGAACGGTATCGAACGGATGGTATGGAGTACACCGTTTATGTGGGCCAATCCATTGCTCCCATGCAACCATTTGATCAGGATTACCGCCGAAGGTTATCCGAATGGCAATTAACGTCGATGGTGGAAATGGCCCAATTGACGCATCGGCTGGTTCCGTTGCTGCCCTTACCGCTGCAAACGACTCAATTGATTCTCGTTCATACGCACCCTGTTAACATCGCTTTTCGGCAGGACGAGCGCCGGTTTGACGTAGAAGGATCCTATAGCATTCGGTACGAAGTACTCAAGAAACGGATCGACAAGGCCTATATCGACGGTACTCGCGAGCGCCTGACGCAACCCGACACCATTGCCGTGGTTTACAGCCATAGTATGGAATTGACAGATTATCTGCCATTTATTGCTGAACTACAGGAGCGCGGTCTACTACAGCCAGACATGGAATACCTGGATATAGAGCCCCTCCAAGGCGTTTCCAACCTGAAAGCGTTGCGGCTGCACATAAAATACGATGCGGTAGCATAA
- a CDS encoding acyl carrier protein, giving the protein MTRQQLNNRLLDVFTSIGLSVTALTDQAHFSRDLGLDSLDSTDLMLQIETSFSIRIPDEDWWRIQTVGQLKTYLAGEVIFNGGSLT; this is encoded by the coding sequence ATGACACGTCAACAACTAAACAATCGCTTACTGGACGTATTCACCAGCATTGGCCTGAGTGTAACCGCTCTTACTGACCAGGCCCATTTCAGTCGGGATCTGGGCCTCGATTCGCTGGATAGTACCGATTTAATGTTACAGATTGAAACCAGTTTCAGCATTCGTATTCCCGATGAAGACTGGTGGCGTATTCAAACAGTTGGTCAGTTAAAAACCTACCTTGCTGGCGAAGTGATTTTCAATGGTGGTTCGCTTACGTAA
- a CDS encoding efflux RND transporter permease subunit: protein MNFVETIIKRPSLIIVLFAVLTIGGLFSYKLLSYELLPEFSVPTITITTVYPGAAPSEVETEVSKKIEDAMSGLDNLDDIKSNSYENASVVIVQLKAGTDIELAMQDAQREINKMQSDLPEDAETPSLAKISPSDQPIMQLLATSTLPNEVFYQQMEDRYLPQLQQIGGVAEITMVGGDKREIRVNVNDDKLNYYGLSLLQVTQAINQANVDFPTGKVKSTTENMTLRLAGKFHSLDDIRKLVIVTPASAGRPNGSPIRVGDVADVTDGLTEPTSISRYNGQNGIGIFIKKQSDANAVDISRLVQEKLAVISKENAKDHVKFVIADDTSITTLASVEAVTHDLFLAIALVAIVMLLFLHSLRNAFIVMVSVPASLISAFLFMYVMGYSLNLMTLLALSLVIGILVDDSIVVLENIQRHMEMDGPTGRKNRWQATLDGMKEIGFAAVAITLVIVVVFVPITFVNSVIADLLRQFSLTVAFATMVSLLASFTLTPWMTSRLAKLETLNPKNPFQAFLLWFERQLTSLTKWYRGSLEWVLSHKLAFTGILIAIFAATAWVMSLGIIGSQFVAQGDQGKFLLTMKIDKSASLQQNNLTARRIEEYLQKKPEVQNIFANVGGASTGVNSTGQGETNRTELTVQIAEASERPGNVPTEQYMINVRKELEARFPAIEFNSSIIGMVNTGSPIEIFLSGDDLNQNLEAAQNLANRIAKTPGANDVNVSIESGNPEVRVEIDREKMAKLGLDIATVGGTLQNAFAGNDDSKFRDKGEDYDIRVMLDAFDRKNPDDVKSINFFSPTANRSVRLAEFANVSLSNAPSLLERKNRRSAVTITANMLGTGSGTLISAIRADLIRNPMPAGISVSWGGDAKNQDDGFGSLGLAMLIGLMLVYFIMVLLYDSFIYPFVVMFSVPVAVVGALLVLALTSSDIGIFSMLGFLMLIGLVIKNAILIVDFANQQKAEGVPFRAAILHAGEERLRPILMTTIAMVIGMIPIATAKGMGAEWKNSLAWVLIGGLSSSMILTIFLVPMMYYIVDRIQEKWASFRGKAKRANDQPVTVAEPVH, encoded by the coding sequence GAAGTCAGTAAAAAGATTGAGGATGCGATGTCGGGACTGGATAATCTGGACGACATAAAATCCAACTCGTACGAGAACGCATCGGTTGTTATCGTTCAGCTCAAGGCGGGAACCGATATTGAGCTGGCCATGCAGGACGCACAGCGGGAAATCAACAAAATGCAAAGCGATCTGCCAGAGGATGCAGAGACCCCTTCGCTGGCTAAGATATCGCCTAGCGATCAGCCAATTATGCAACTGCTGGCAACATCGACGCTGCCGAACGAAGTTTTCTACCAACAGATGGAAGACCGGTATTTGCCCCAGCTTCAACAAATTGGCGGTGTTGCCGAAATTACAATGGTAGGTGGCGATAAGCGTGAGATTCGTGTCAACGTCAATGACGATAAGTTGAACTACTACGGCCTGTCGCTCCTGCAGGTCACGCAGGCCATCAACCAGGCCAATGTCGATTTCCCGACGGGGAAAGTGAAGAGTACGACCGAGAACATGACGCTGCGATTGGCGGGTAAATTCCATTCGCTGGACGATATCCGGAAGCTGGTGATTGTAACCCCTGCATCGGCCGGCCGGCCCAATGGTAGCCCCATTCGCGTGGGCGACGTAGCTGACGTAACCGACGGCCTGACTGAACCAACCAGTATCAGCCGTTACAATGGACAAAATGGTATCGGTATATTCATTAAAAAACAATCCGATGCCAATGCGGTCGATATCAGTCGATTAGTGCAGGAAAAGCTGGCTGTAATCTCAAAAGAAAATGCCAAAGACCATGTGAAGTTTGTTATAGCCGACGATACCAGCATCACCACGCTGGCGTCTGTCGAAGCCGTTACGCACGATTTGTTTCTGGCCATTGCCCTGGTTGCCATTGTGATGCTGCTCTTTCTGCACAGCCTACGGAACGCCTTTATCGTAATGGTATCCGTACCGGCATCGCTGATTTCCGCTTTCCTGTTCATGTACGTGATGGGCTATTCGCTCAATCTGATGACCCTGCTGGCCCTATCGCTGGTAATCGGGATTCTGGTCGATGACTCAATTGTGGTGCTGGAAAACATTCAGCGACATATGGAAATGGACGGTCCGACGGGTCGGAAAAATCGCTGGCAGGCTACGCTGGACGGAATGAAAGAAATTGGTTTTGCCGCCGTCGCCATCACACTGGTCATTGTGGTGGTGTTCGTTCCGATTACGTTCGTGAACTCGGTCATTGCCGACTTACTGCGCCAGTTTTCGCTGACAGTGGCCTTTGCTACGATGGTAAGCTTGCTGGCCAGTTTCACGCTAACTCCCTGGATGACCTCGCGGTTGGCCAAACTCGAAACCCTGAATCCGAAAAATCCTTTTCAGGCGTTTCTGCTCTGGTTTGAACGGCAATTAACGAGTCTGACCAAATGGTATCGTGGCAGTCTGGAGTGGGTATTAAGCCACAAACTGGCTTTCACGGGTATTCTGATTGCCATTTTTGCGGCCACTGCCTGGGTAATGAGTCTGGGAATTATCGGTTCGCAATTCGTTGCACAGGGTGATCAGGGTAAGTTTCTGCTGACCATGAAAATCGACAAAAGTGCGTCGCTTCAACAAAACAACCTGACAGCCCGACGCATTGAAGAATACCTTCAAAAGAAGCCGGAAGTACAAAACATATTTGCCAATGTGGGCGGAGCCAGTACGGGTGTCAACAGTACCGGGCAGGGCGAAACGAACCGGACTGAGCTAACAGTACAAATAGCCGAAGCCAGCGAACGGCCCGGTAACGTACCTACAGAACAGTACATGATCAACGTTCGGAAGGAGTTGGAGGCCCGTTTTCCGGCCATCGAATTCAACTCATCCATCATAGGTATGGTGAACACCGGGTCGCCTATCGAGATTTTCCTCAGTGGCGACGATCTGAATCAAAATCTGGAAGCCGCTCAGAATCTGGCGAACCGTATCGCCAAAACACCGGGTGCCAACGACGTAAACGTATCCATCGAGTCGGGTAACCCGGAGGTTCGGGTCGAAATAGACCGCGAGAAAATGGCCAAGTTAGGACTCGACATAGCGACCGTGGGTGGAACGCTGCAAAATGCATTTGCAGGGAACGACGATTCTAAGTTTCGCGATAAGGGTGAAGATTACGACATCCGTGTGATGCTCGATGCCTTTGATCGGAAGAATCCGGATGACGTGAAAAGCATCAACTTCTTCAGTCCCACGGCCAACCGTTCGGTACGTCTGGCTGAGTTTGCCAACGTAAGCCTAAGCAATGCCCCTTCACTGCTGGAACGGAAAAATCGGCGTTCGGCCGTAACGATTACGGCCAATATGCTGGGTACCGGATCAGGTACGCTGATTAGTGCGATTCGGGCCGATTTGATCAGAAATCCAATGCCCGCCGGTATCTCGGTGAGTTGGGGTGGCGATGCCAAAAATCAGGACGATGGCTTCGGCTCGCTGGGGCTGGCGATGCTGATCGGTCTGATGCTGGTTTACTTTATCATGGTACTGCTTTACGACAGCTTTATCTATCCGTTTGTGGTTATGTTCTCCGTGCCGGTGGCGGTGGTCGGCGCCCTGCTCGTACTGGCGCTTACCTCGTCCGACATTGGTATCTTCTCCATGCTGGGTTTCCTGATGCTGATTGGTCTGGTGATAAAAAATGCCATTCTGATCGTCGATTTTGCCAACCAGCAGAAAGCCGAAGGCGTACCTTTTCGGGCCGCTATCCTGCATGCCGGTGAAGAACGCTTACGCCCCATTCTGATGACGACCATCGCTATGGTGATTGGAATGATTCCCATTGCCACGGCCAAAGGGATGGGTGCTGAGTGGAAAAACTCGCTGGCCTGGGTCTTGATTGGCGGCCTGAGTAGTTCGATGATCCTGACGATTTTTCTGGTACCGATGATGTATTACATCGTCGACCGGATACAGGAAAAATGGGCCAGCTTCCGTGGTAAGGCAAAGAGGGCTAATGATCAGCCGGTGACTGTTGCCGAGCCCGTTCATTAA